Within the Marinobacter qingdaonensis genome, the region TTCTGCGCCATACGGTAACCCCGCGCCCAGGGCACCAGGGAAATGTCGCCCGGTGCGCCAACCCGTCGCATCAGTTCACGGACCAGTTCCGCCGTAGCGCCGGTGACGCGACCATTCTCATCAAGGTATTCACCCGGGGGCGAGTGCTCTGTTACGACTCGCATGGGTTCGGCGGACACCTGAGCGCAGATCAGTCCGATGGCTAGCAGAAGGCCCGCCCGTGCCACATTACCGACAGACAAATTCCAAGACATGCCCCACCCTACATCGCGGAAACCAGCGCGCCGTTCTGCACGGCCCACCCTCACGTTCTCGCAGCATAGCCAGCCTGGCAAGGCTTGTCTGCAAAATCACGCAAAAGGTGAAAAATTTAATCTTTTCACGGCCGTTTCGCCCTGGATGCCAGAAATTCCTGCAACATGCTGTAGCTCAGACCCCAGATGCAGTACCCCTGGTACCGGCAACAGGGCATGTTGAGGGTACCCAGCGGCGTGCGCCAGGGCAGACTGCCCTGGTTCTCTTCCGCCGCCAGATAATCCAGGGGCACCCACACCACCCGTTGGACCTCGTGGTTCAGCGTCACCGAGCGCGGCCCCCGCCACTCGTAGAGGTAAGGGGTGACCACCATGGGCCGCCAGCGGCTGTGATGGCGGGTCAGCAGGTCGGACAACCGGGCCCGGAACCGGCCGTGCTGGGTCAGGTCGACGCCGGTTTCCTCCAGGGTTTCCCGCTCGGCCGTCGCCCGCGGCGAGGCGTCCTCCGGCTGCATGCGGCCGCCGGGGAAGGCCATGTCGCCAGACCAGGGATC harbors:
- a CDS encoding CoA pyrophosphatase, which produces MTPSMTPRRWAQALRPQELPFRRHLTRASVALIYRRAASGGTELLFIQRARREGDPWSGDMAFPGGRMQPEDASPRATAERETLEETGVDLTQHGRFRARLSDLLTRHHSRWRPMVVTPYLYEWRGPRSVTLNHEVQRVVWVPLDYLAAEENQGSLPWRTPLGTLNMPCCRYQGYCIWGLSYSMLQEFLASRAKRP